Within the Zea mays cultivar B73 chromosome 10, Zm-B73-REFERENCE-NAM-5.0, whole genome shotgun sequence genome, the region GGTTCTGCAATATATAGAGACATAAAACATTGTACAAGTAGTAAAAGCTGATACAGATTAAAGTCAAGCGAACAGACATCTATCTTTCCATATAACAAACTTGTACCCTCTTATATAATAAATAAgaataagggcttgttcggttattttcaatccatatggagtggaggggattgatacggattgagaGAGATTTTAACTTACTAAGGATTGAAACTCCCTCAATccctttcaatccatatggattgaggtagAACCGAACATGGTCTAatagggattgaaaccccctcaatccccttcaATCAATATGGATTAGGGtgaaaccgaacaagccctaaaaaaCTTCTCCGATATTATCTCTTGCCTCCACGTGTATGTGCCCCGTAAGAAGAAAACGAGGAATAAGTCTTCTAGATCTTTCTCAAATTACCGACGAGAGGATTTGGATCTAGAATTAGAATCTGTAAGGACGCTGTTACTCCACAATAAACACCGTCAAGGACAAGGAAACCCTCGAGCACTAGTTGCAATTGTGGTTGTGTGCTCGAGAGATCGTGATCCGTAAATCATGCCAAGTAGCTGACCACAGTTGATGGTATATCTGCTAAATTGTACTGGACTGAAAATCCATTGCTACATTTATTATATTGGCAGTTGACAGTACTATTATGTATTTCCTGACTGGGGCGAGTCTCTGACCGTACTGCAGCTGCAGCATGTATGTCAGATACATGCTAGAGCTAGGTTTCAAATCAATCAGAATCAAATCAGTGCATGGCTTCATGCGCAACGGCAAGCAGTCAAAAGGACAGTGACAGTGGAGGTGGAGCAGCGTATGCGCTCCTGCCAAATAATTTAatgacaaatctgaaggtcaTGCGATCTCGTCCGTCCGATCGCAGAGCGGCGAGCGGTTTGGACTGGGGAGTGGGAGGGCCGGAGACGGGTGATCCTGTCGGACGGCAACCGGAGCCGTCTGTTTGAAAGCACGTGAATACCCCGCCCGGGGAGGCGACCGTTATACGACCACGCGGCGGGGCGGGtgacggccggccggccggccgggccCTCTCGAGCTGTCCCGCCCGTCCAACGCCTCACGCTGCGGCACACTAGCCGTTGCCCTCCTTCGCTTTTTCTCCTTTCAAATTCGCTCCCTTCCCTTTCCCTTCCCTCTCACGCTGCCTCGCCGCATCTAGCTAGGCTGATATCCCTGCTCCAAAGAACAAACCAAAAACAAAATAAAACCCGCTCTAAATCTTTCCAGTActccctctctatctctctcATCCTTCGAATCCCAAGGAGGAGGccagagaggagagagtgtgtggGACACTGGGACTAGACTAGAGAGACGTTGCCGTTGCTGGTTGTTGTTATTAACGCCGCCCCCTGCATTCCTATGCTCCTCGTTCTCCCGGGGCTCCTCCGTCCGTAAGGCACCGCCGCCGCGTCTCGGCTGGACCGACAGGCCGGCCgatccgtctcctcctcctcctcctcctgcgggtgCGCTTCACAGATCGCTGCGCTCTCTCCACGCGGACCGGGGACCGTTTCTTGAATCGAATCTTGAGCCACCGCCGTGTGCTGTGCAGGTCGGCTTCGGGGACGATGGCGGCGAGGGCGGCTGATGAGAACAGAAGGCCGGGGGTGGGGAGGCCCGCGCCATGCGTCCGAGGTGCGATGATTTAGATGTTTGCTGCGTCGCGAGTCCGTTGCTCTGATCTCCTGGTTTGTGCAGACATGGGGAGCCGGCGCGCGCTCACGGACATCAAGAACCTCGTCGGGGTTGCCCCGAACCCCTGCGCCGTCGCCAAGAAGCCCGTGCTGCAGTACTCTCCTGCCCCAAGATCGTTTCTTTGCCATGGTTCTTGGGTCCAGGTCTTGTCTAATCATGGCGTTGCTTTCTTCTCTTCAGGAAGAGCAGAAGGGACGAAAAGAAGACAGCGTTGCCAAGCAGCCGGCCGATGACAAGGTTAGGACGCGTGCTAGCTGTTCTTGCGCTCTGGCATTTCTTGGAGGCTTTGATTTGATCTGGGTATTGCTTTGGTTGCTCAGGAAATTCGTCGCCTCCTTGGCGAGCAAAGGGCAACCTGAATGTCAGCCGACCGGAGCTGATCCAGAACCCGGAGTTGATCAACGGAAGGAACCAATCGGCGATGGCATCATTGATATCGACGTGGAACTGGACGAGCCGGTCGACGATAGTGATTGTGACGTCGACATGGTAATTGCGCTTCTGATTTGTGCTGTTTCTCGGAAAGGGGTGGGCTTTGGGCATCTTTGTGATAGCTCTGGCTTACTTTTATGTTTTGGCAATGCAGGGTGATGAGACAGAGAACAAGGACATTATGAACCAAGATGAATCGCTCATGGATATTGATAGTGCAGACTCGGGGAACCCGCTTGCAGCAACAGAATATGTTGAAGAGCTTTACAAGTTTTACAGAGAAAATGAGGTGGATATCTCGAATGCGCAGATGCTTTATATATAATGTGCTTATAAGAATGAACAAGTTCCTTGCGACCCTGAAAAAATTAGACCGGAAACCTGTAAGGATCATTCTACTTCAGACAAGAATCTTAACAGTAGTATGTTATAGCGTGAAAATGCATGCCTCACGCTAGTTAGCATGTTCTATGCACTTTAAGCAGCTAATCTGAAGAAGAAAAAATGCCAATATGTTAGTTGTCATGCGAAACACATTGGAAGATTATGCTGCACAAAGTCATCAAGACTGTGAAAGCTGCAGCAGTTCATAATGTCTCTGCACTACTAAAATAGGTCCTTTCAGCATCTTTGAAGCAAATCATGGTCACCAGAAATGAAACTTATTGCTGACAGTATCCTTACATTCACAAAGACAAAAGCATACTTCTACTATCTTGGATTTTTTTATTGCAGGTTCTATTATCTTTTCAGTATTACCAATGTGGGGCTTTATGCAGGCTAAGAGTTGTGTAAACCCTGATTACATGTCCAGTCAGCAAGATATAAATGCAAAGATGAGAGCAATTCTGATTGACTGGCTGATTGAGGTACGAAAAGCATGGACCTTATAAATTGTTCCGATCTGAAACTGCATGTTTTAATATTTTTGCGGGTCCTTTTGCCAGGTTCACTACAAGTTTGAACTGATGGACGAGACGCTATTTCTTACGGTAAACGTAATAGATAGATTCTTGGAAAAGGAAGTGGTTCCAAGGAAGAAGCTACAACTGGTTGGAATCACAGCTCTGCTTCTTGCTTGCAAATATGAGGAGGTCTCAGTTCCAGTTGTTGAGGACCTTGTGCTCATTTCTGACCGTGCCTACACAAAAGGGCAAATTCTAGAAATGGTAATCCCACTAAATAAAATTTGCGCTCTCTCACTGAATTCATGCTTGGTTCTTTTATACTGCATTATCTAAACGTACAATGACCATAGATTAGGATTCATATATGCTACATCAGCAAATATGGATCTTTTAGCAGATATGGATCTTTTACTGTAAAATTGCAATTATACCCTTTCTACATAAGTGGAACATGACTGAGTTGGGTCAATTTGTAATCTTTTGCTTGGTTCTTTTATACTGCATTATCTAAACGTACAATGACCATAGATTAGGATTCATATATGCTACATCAGCAAATATGGATCTTTTAGCAGATATGGATCTTTTACTGTAAAATTGCAATTATACCCTTTCTACATAAGTGGAACATGACTGAGTTGGGTCAATTTGTAATCTTTTGAATTATTTCTCCCACTTCTGCATATCCTTGTAGGCTTCTACACAGTCTTGTTTTTTAGGGTGTACACTTGACCATGATGATATCCATATCCATATAGTGAGTAAATAACATTGACTTAGGTTAATTGTATCATTTCTCTACAAGACAAAGGTTATTACTGCAAAAAATGCAATTGTATCATTTCTCTACAATACATCAGTGCACCATGTCAATTGTGATCTTTCGGATGACTTCTCCCTAATTTTGCATACCCTTGCATgctgtcttcttttattctatagtGACTTATTTGTTGGGTTTTTTTTTCCTAAGAGTTGAAATCTTCTGATTGAGCAGGAAAAGTTGATTCTGAACACGCTGCAATTCAACATGTCTGTTCCAACACCTTATGTCTTCATGAAGAGGTTTCTGAAAGCAGCAGACGCAGATAAACAGGTGAAATATGTCACTACACTCTGACCCATGTTTCGCCTACTTGGATAAACAAAACACCAGCAAGTAGTAGTGATCTTTTGGGTTTACGGTTAACAGTGACCCACTGTTGTATCTCGCAGCTTGAGCTAGTGTCATTTTTCATGCTGGAGCTCTGCTTGGTAGAGTACCAAATGCTGAATTATAGGCCTTCACATCTGGCTGCCGCTGCGGTTTATACTGCACAATGTGCTATTAACCGTTGCCAGCAGTGGACAAAGGTTTGCGAGTCACATAGCAGATACACTGGCGACCAACTCCTGTAAGCCCATTTCAAGTCACTTCTTCTCACTGCGTTTAGAAGCATTTCTGTATCTTGACTTTCTGTGTATATTTTTTCTGTTCTCTTTAGGGAGTGCTCGAGGATGATGGTAGACTTTCACCAGAAGGCTGGAACCGGCAAGCTCACTGGCGTGCACAGGAAGTACAGTACCTACAAGTTCGGGTGCGCGGCCAAGATTTTGCCCGCGCAGTTCATGCTGGAGTTAGGAGGGACAGCACCGCCTCCTTCAGGTGCAATCTAATTGAATCGCCCTGTTTTAACTGGGTGGGGTTTTTTTAAAAAGATTTTAGCATACTCTCCGTGAACAAGATGCAGAAAACATCGTGTTGATGTTGCCCAAAAGTGCATCGAATTTTCTTGGAGAATTATGATTAACTGTTTTTTTTTTCTATCCGTGTCCTGAATGACGAGTGACGGACTGTTTTGTTATACTGCGGCTAATAACGAACTGTCCTGTTCATGAATGTTGTTGGAACCTTGTAAAGAAAAACAAGTCCTGAATCAAATGGTCAAATGGATCCTTTGTCCAAAATGTTCTCTCGTTTCCATGttcactgatggtgtcgatgttGTTGGGTTTGGTTGAGTTTGGGGCGCGGGATGGACTGATGCAATGTAACAGTTAATTTCTGATTACCGATGTGCGGGATCAATGCCTAGGCCGTCCACACGTCAGTGACCCATCTTGAAAAGTAACCTAGAGCGTGATTGATTGCCGACTGTGTTTTTCACTTTATCTGTGATTGGCTGGCTGCATGTGTGGACAGCTTTTTTTTGAGAGAGCTAAAGCCATTATCAAAAATTATTTGGCAATATAGCTTGTCTACTGTATGGGCCATTGTTTCAATATTCTATTTGGACAGCTCTTGGGCCATCAGTGTCGAGCCTCTTTGCCAATGGGTCACGCCCTAGGCCTGTGCCAACTGGGCCAACGTTGTTCACAGGTTCGGTTGATATCATCTTAAGATCAGATAGCTCAGACTTTATAAAAGCTCTATTGGCACAATTGTAGGAAAAAAATTAACGCAATCTTAAATTGTTAAGATATGATAAAGGATAGTTGTTAGAAAGAAACTCTTTTATCGATGTAATTTGAATATTTGATGCATATATAGTAATCTAACCGGCTCCACTATTTATATAGACGGAAAGCTTGAAGATAAACCTGATATAATTAACCGACCTAAGTTTATATTAATGATCTCTTAATATAAATGTAAGACATAGCTTCGTAGCTTCACATGCTAACAGAATCCACCAATCCGTCAGCGACGATGCGTCCACCGTGAGGAGTCCCTCTTTTCAGTTCGTTTTGCTGCCAAACTGTTTGCGTTAGCATTGTCTTGGAGAAGGAAAAGTTAAAATGTAATTTACAGGAAACAACAAATTCAGAGTCTGCTGGAAACACGGACAGCTCAATTGCTACCGGCCTACAAGACTTCTGCAAAGTAAGATGATTGCAGATACACCATAAATATGTACAAGTTCGTGTGGCAAAAGATCGTTCAGGAATGCACATGTAACCAAAATCCAACTGCTTTGATTTTGGAGAGGACCATTCGTAGAAGCGACAGCCGTACCGCATATTTCTGCTCGGTCTTCGCACCCAGTATAACCTCGCGGTTGTTCAACGAGGCCACGAGGGGTATATACACGTCCCTGAACCAAGGCAAACAACGAACCTGAACACTGTCCAAACTCTCTTTCTGGTAGGATTTCTTTTAATTCTTGCCCCCCAAAAAAAATTCTATCACTCacccccaaacttcttcaatgtCAGATCTTCAACAGCTCAAAACCCCATTCAAGTTGTTTTACCTGTGGCACAATGCAAGACCCCATCCAAGTTTCATCTGCACAGGAAGCCACCACACCTGAACGCTACCAGATCTGCATCTCTCCTCACATTATATTTTCATCCCACCTAGATAAGAATAGATTCAAATCTAACTAGCTAGTTTTGTAGTTTGAACTTCTTTCCGAACTACGGTGCTCTCTTCTCACATTATCTCTTGGCAGTCTTGTCCCTTCAGCACTTTTTGCCACATCCTGGAAAGCTTGCAGTGAATTGGCAGCAAAGTTCTCTAAAGCTTCAAGAACCAGCCTCAGATTTATGTGCAAGTTACTTGCCTCAACACAGTGCGCCTCATACAGTTGTACTCTCCGAGGCACATGCATCCTTTGCCGGCTTGGTATTAACGCCAACTTCTTGTTTAGCTCATCAGCCTCCTTATTAATATCCTGGGTTCTTCTCTCTAAAATCTTGATCCATTTTTCCCTTTCT harbors:
- the LOC100272768 gene encoding cyclin superfamily protein, putative; this translates as MAARAADENRRPGVGRPAPCVRDMGSRRALTDIKNLVGVAPNPCAVAKKPVLQKSRRDEKKTALPSSRPMTRKFVASLASKGQPECQPTGADPEPGVDQRKEPIGDGIIDIDVELDEPVDDSDCDVDMGDETENKDIMNQDESLMDIDSADSGNPLAATEYVEELYKFYRENEAKSCVNPDYMSSQQDINAKMRAILIDWLIEVHYKFELMDETLFLTVNVIDRFLEKEVVPRKKLQLVGITALLLACKYEEVSVPVVEDLVLISDRAYTKGQILEMEKLILNTLQFNMSVPTPYVFMKRFLKAADADKQLELVSFFMLELCLVEYQMLNYRPSHLAAAAVYTAQCAINRCQQWTKVCESHSRYTGDQLLECSRMMVDFHQKAGTGKLTGVHRKYSTYKFGCAAKILPAQFMLELGGTAPPPSGAI